A window from Triticum aestivum cultivar Chinese Spring chromosome 6D, IWGSC CS RefSeq v2.1, whole genome shotgun sequence encodes these proteins:
- the LOC123144514 gene encoding probable protein phosphatase 2C 14 produces the protein MVEAAAGRRSGTSPRRPSGGGEQQLPLVAVALATRVVMVTSAPPAGGGVGGGGAAAGGRCLDDLLGCLLGVLRVLGFPWAASPQRQPRPVPPRGAIPSTADGRRFAAELRRIPGRIAGNGACAVASLYTMQGKKGVNQDAMIVWENFCSRDDTIFCGVFDGHGPYGHLVAKRVRDLLPVKLGADMGTDKGREAPASNMEGNTNEVGLPVNPERKETTTSVGAEQDREYPEIFTTFRTSFLRAFHIMDRDLKLHKNIDCFFSGTTAVAVLKQGHNLIIGNLGDSRAILGTRNEDGQLIAVQLTVDLKPNIPSEAQRIRQRRGRIFALPEEPEVARVWLPKYNSPGLAMARAFGDFCLKEYGLISMPEVSCHRVTEKDEFIVLATDGVWDVLSNTEVVSIISRATSRASAARFLVESANRAWRTRYPTSKIDDCAVVCLFLNTHEADQPSSSAANNLANALEVSGDKHSTVVQLSTGVSADVVNALVKDTNELSLVDAVAKPVTVSDLTKDGSGTKQSII, from the exons ATGGTGGAAGCCGCCGCGGGACGCCGGTCGGGTACCAGCCCTCGGCGGCCTAGCGGCGGAGGGGAGCAGCAGCTGCCCCTTGTCGCCGTCGCGCTCGCCACGCGCGTCGTCATGGTCACGTCCGCTCCGCCCGCGGGGGGCGGTGTGGGAGGAGGTGGAGCGGCCGCTGGTGGCCGGTGTCTCGATGACCTTCTCGGCTGCCTGCTCGGCGTGCTCCGCGTGCTTGGCTTCCCGTGGGCCGCGTCCCCTCAGAGGCAGCCGCGCCCAGTGCCGCCACGCGGGGCCATCCCGTCGACAGCGGACGGCCGGCGCTTCGCGGCGGAGCTGAGGCGGATCCCCGGCCGGATTGCTGGCAATGGCGCCTGCGCTGTTGCGTCGCTTTACACGATGCAGGGCAAGAAGGGCGTCAACCAGGACGCGATGATCGTTTGGGAG AACTTCTGTTCAAGAGATGACAccattttttgcggtgtgtttgatggTCATGGACCTTACGGTCATTTGGTTGCTAAGAGAGTGAGAGATCTCCTACCCGTAAAGCTTGGTGCGGATATGGGGACAGATAAGGGTAGAGAGGCACCCGCTAGCAACATGGAAGGCAACACAAATGAAGTAGGTTTGCCCGTAAACCCAGAGAGAAAAGAAACCACCACTTCTGTTGGAGCTGAGCAGGATAGGGAATACCCAGAGATATTCACAACATTCAGAACTTCATTCTTGCGGGCTTTTCACATAATGGACAGGGATCTGAAGTTACACAAGAATATCGATTGCTTTTTCAGTGGAACTACAGCAGTGGCAGTGCTCAAACAG GGTCATAATCTTATAATAGGCAACTTGGGAGACTCAAGAGCTATCTTAGGCACTAGAAATGAAGATGGTCAGCTCATTGCTGTCCAGTTGACAGTTGATCTCAAACCTAACATTCCAA GTGAAGCACAACGGATCAGGCAACGCAGGGGCAGAATATTTGCACTTCCTGAGGAGCCAGAGGTTGCTCGTGTTTGGCTGCCAAAGTATAACTCACCTGGATTGGCCATGGCAAGGGCATTTGGAGACTTCTGTCTTAAGGAGTATGGTCTAATTTCTATGCCTGAAGTCTCCTGTCACCGTGTCACAGAGAAGGATGAATTTATCGTGTTGGCGACTGATGGG GTGTGGGATGTGCTGTCAAACACTGAAGTTGTTAGCATCATAAGCAGAGCTACTTCTCGGGCTTCTGCAGCACGCTTCCTGGTTGAATCAGCTAATCGTGCCTGGCGTACTAGGTACCCTACTTCTAAAATTGATGACTGTGCTGTTGTTTGTCTCTTCCTGAATACACATGAAGCAGATCAACCATCTAGTTCTGCAGCCAACAATTTAGCAAATGCTCTAGAAGTTAGTGGTGATAAGCACTCGACAGTTGTCCAACTGAGCACTGGAGTATCTGCCGATGTGGTTAATGCACTTGTGAAAGATACAAATGAGCTATCTCTTGTTGATGCTGTTGCGAAGCCAGTTACTGTCTCAGATTTGACAAAGGATGGTTCAGGCACAAAGCAAAGCATCATTTGA